From Vibrio fortis, a single genomic window includes:
- a CDS encoding peptide MFS transporter, translating to MWNRLNKSMMFCQMMFGLSFYGVLVSLTRFFLEDLNYNEADTMMIVGAFSAIGPLFAIAGGFIADKFLGAYRSLTISFLAFASGYALLVLGASATNVPLSMCGIALASYGRGLMSPSYPSLYKRTFNSQEDFEKGYPINYSINNVGAFLGQYLFPMIVLVIGFHGGFAISGIMAAAALGMLIMSRKGLVEVGAELDQKAVPAKNWAMFGALSVAMIGLVFFMFSNMDVGQNIVYAIGGAAILYFVSLMFKASKAESLKMGTILIITFLTTCFFVYYGQMMTSMNMVAINTLKGSLFGFIPLEPEAAMAMNPLWCMVGGPIVAGFFGMLEKRDVHLSTATKVALAFVLTAIAFGILTFAVTTVGEDVIIRPEIFLAIHFFQAIAEVIVGSMVVAFILSVAPKHIENFSVSLFSVAIALSGIVGAVFSTSIALEKGQEITQEIVQTVYGDYFQLLTVLAVVMVVIAMAASFVIRKMLDAAKNAEQAVELEEAKS from the coding sequence ATGTGGAATAGATTAAATAAATCAATGATGTTCTGCCAAATGATGTTTGGATTATCATTCTATGGCGTACTCGTTAGCTTAACCCGTTTCTTCCTTGAAGACCTAAACTACAACGAAGCAGATACCATGATGATCGTGGGTGCCTTTTCCGCGATTGGTCCTCTCTTTGCTATCGCTGGTGGCTTCATTGCCGATAAATTCCTTGGTGCTTACCGCTCTCTTACTATCAGTTTCTTAGCATTCGCGTCTGGTTACGCTCTTTTAGTTCTAGGCGCATCGGCAACCAACGTTCCACTTTCTATGTGTGGTATCGCACTAGCAAGTTACGGTCGTGGTTTGATGTCTCCTTCTTACCCGAGCCTATACAAGCGCACTTTCAATTCTCAAGAAGACTTTGAGAAAGGCTACCCAATCAACTACTCAATCAACAATGTGGGTGCTTTCTTAGGGCAATATCTATTCCCAATGATTGTGCTGGTTATTGGCTTCCACGGTGGTTTCGCTATCTCAGGCATCATGGCAGCAGCGGCGCTAGGTATGCTTATTATGAGCCGTAAAGGCCTTGTTGAAGTCGGTGCAGAGTTAGACCAAAAAGCAGTTCCGGCAAAAAACTGGGCAATGTTTGGTGCACTTTCAGTCGCGATGATCGGTCTTGTATTCTTCATGTTCTCTAACATGGATGTCGGCCAAAACATCGTTTACGCCATTGGCGGTGCAGCCATCCTTTACTTCGTGTCTCTGATGTTCAAAGCGAGCAAAGCTGAGTCTCTGAAGATGGGGACTATCTTAATCATCACTTTCCTAACTACATGTTTCTTCGTTTACTACGGTCAGATGATGACCTCGATGAACATGGTAGCGATCAACACGCTGAAAGGTTCTCTATTTGGCTTCATTCCGCTAGAACCTGAAGCGGCAATGGCGATGAACCCGCTATGGTGTATGGTTGGTGGCCCTATCGTTGCTGGCTTCTTCGGCATGCTAGAGAAACGCGATGTTCACCTATCTACAGCAACCAAAGTAGCATTGGCGTTCGTACTGACTGCAATTGCATTTGGTATCCTAACGTTTGCTGTAACAACGGTTGGCGAAGACGTGATTATCCGTCCAGAGATCTTCCTAGCGATTCACTTCTTCCAAGCAATTGCTGAAGTTATCGTAGGCTCAATGGTTGTTGCCTTCATCCTATCTGTAGCGCCTAAGCACATTGAGAACTTCTCTGTAAGTCTATTCTCTGTTGCTATCGCTCTGTCGGGTATCGTGGGTGCCGTATTCTCTACGTCAATCGCGTTGGAGAAAGGTCAAGAGATCACTCAAGAGATCGTTCAAACGGTGTATGGCGACTACTTCCAGCTTCTAACAGTGTTAGCAGTAGTGATGGTTGTTATCGCTATGGCGGCATCGTTCGTGATTCGTAAGATGCTAGATGCAGCAAAAAATGCAGAGCAAGCGGTTGAGCTAGAAGAAGCGAAAAGCTAA